The nucleotide window GCATCAAACAGCAGCATCAAGCCCAATGACCTTATCCCAGGCTTCCATGCATCGGGGCAGCTCCCAGTTCTCCTCACGCTCCAAAGAACCCATCTGAAGTGGGCTGGAGATATCTTCAGACATTCTGGTAATAAACACCGCTCTACGCCGAGAGCGAGCTCACAAGGTCGACTTGGAGAAGCCACGAAGGCACCGGGCGAAGCAGCGCGCTGTAGACCCGATCGGGTATGTAAAGCGTGGTAATGTAGATAAGGCAGCATGGGGGCAAAAGAACCCGCAAAAGGTGTTAGGCATCGCCGCAAGGGTCAGAAGCAAGGCCAAAGACTCAAAACGCTTTTTTCACGAGCATTGCAATACACCTTTTGCCTCTGAATTTGCCCTTGCCTCTCATCTAGAGACCGATGCACATGCTAAACGAGTGGCCAATGTGCCATTGGCACCGCTATCAACCTATGCACAGAATGCAAAGGCTGTGCGGCAAGCAGCAAAAGCAAGCGGGAAACATCGATGCACTACGTACAATAAATCCTTCAGTCACAACTGGGATTTGGAACGGCACCTGGCAACTGGGCTGCACAAGCGGCGAGCTGTGACAACTGCAGCTCTATAACACGATTAACACGGCTTTTTGGACTTGCACTAATATGATTACATAGCAAGGCTTGAAATACCAATTCACAGCGCAAAATACTAACTTTCGGCagttcctcatcctcaaccgGCGGGTTGGACTGGTGATACCGAAGGAAGTAGACTGCAGCGTCCTTTGCGACAAGAGGACTAAAGGCAAGGTGAATTAGCAAAATGGAGTGCGAAACAGTATTTCAAGCTTACATCGGGTAACACTGGCCACCACGACTGCATCGCTCGTAACGGCTCTTTCCTGGCAGCCAAATGCATTGGAAATGGCGTCTAGTACATCTAGTTCGGTGCCACCAGTCGCTAATGCGATGCTCATCTCAAGTAATGCTACAGCAGGAACATCCATCCACAACTGACACTGGGTCCAACGCGGTACAGTTCTGGCTATTTGACAAAGTTAAGTTGAAGTTATGTACAAAGAAGGGCAATGCCGGTCTCCTCGAGTGCACTACACCCCCGTggtcttctcagcctctcgTTGCAGGTCGAATCCCCTGCGGGTTCCAAAACATATCGTTCCGATCATACGTTCTCTTGAGCTCCCTCAATCTTCCCAAGTTCAGTTCATAGTACTGCTCAACGGCATCCATGTTCTCCAATTGAGTATCCAAGTAGTTCGCATACATGCCCCAGTCTGAGTCATCCATAGTCTTGGTGATACTCTCTCTGAATCTCTTGAGCAGTGTGAAGCCGTTGTTTGCATACTTAGCATAGTTTCCGTGGTCAGAGAACTGGAACAGCAGAAGTTTGTCACGATGGGGGAATGCGCTGTTGGTGGAACCGGCGGTTGTGATAGCTGAGTTGGGACCGCCGAAGAGATCCAAGAGGATGTACCATGTGTGCCGGGCGTCGCGGTCATTGATGTTGTCGAAGAGTGTTCTTACGAACGACTTGACTTGTGATCGGGTAAGGGCTTTGGTCATGAGACTTGTGCTGTAGAATGTGCTGTGCTAGGAGGTTGTGAGTGGTAAACGTGATGAGCATGCGTGCGAATACTGACCTGGTCGTAGGGACGTCTCTGATCGAGAGTCTGGCCGTTCGCATAGGCCTCCAATCCCTCAATCCAGCCTCCAGTGCTCGAAGCTGAAATTTGTGCTTTAATATCTCCCAGGAGAGGCTTAAGCGCGTTATTCAAAGCCGCCCTAGTACCGTAGTAAACACCCTGAATGGTCTGTCCTGATGGCCCGAAGTAAATCTGCATGTTCAACTGCTTCGGTGCGTTCACACCAAATTTCTGGAATGCAATCAGTCCCTCGACAGCTTGGTTCTCATTCCAGTCGAGTTCAATACTGAACGGCGTGACTGTATCAGGTGCTTTGATCGTTTGGAAGTCGAGCTCAACAACGATTCCGTAAGAAGATCCCGCACCGCGGAGAGCCCACATGAGTTGGTTATCGCCGCCTTCACCATCTGCAGCGTATGTTCGTGTTCCATTGGCGAGAATCACGGTTGCGCCGATGAAAGTGTCCAGTGTGAGACCGTAGGTTCGTGAGGCGAAGCCATAGCCTCCATGAAGGGCATGACCTGCAATGCCAACACTACCTCTGTTAGTCTCGAGGCATACTTAATGAAGGAGTGTTTCTTACCCTGGGCAGCTTCCGTGGGGAATAGCTCTCTGACCAAGCTTATACAACTCCGAAGCAACATGTCCAAGCCGAGCACCAGCCTGGATGTTACAACTCATGTACTTGTTCAACGTAACCTGGTCCATGGAATCCATCACGATAACTAGGTGGCCATTCTCGCCTCCATAGCCGAAGGAACCATAGCTATGGCCGCCTCCTTTGGCGCTGACTCGCACCTGGTACTGATTACCGCACTTGACAGCATCTTGGACATGATCAACAGTGGTAGGAAGGGCAATTGCAGCCGGAGTGTAGGCCAGACGAAGATTGTAAGGTCTGACTTCTTGGGTCCATTGGGCTGAGTTGGGGCGGATGTAGGGAACTTTCTTGGAGGCGAGACAGTTGTTCAGAGCACTTGATGTGTTGGCTGGTGAAGTGGAAGCTGCAAGAGCAAGAGCTGCGTGGAGGCAGATGGGGAGGAAGGACACCATCATggcgagaagatgaagctgatgagctcTGTCTTGGAGACATCTTCTATTGGGAAATAGAAGGTCTTATAAGCTTGGTTTGACCGTTGTTGCGAACACGAGATGTCTCATTCTGGGCCGTTTTGCCTGGTCTGAGCATATTGAGGCTGTTTCTTTACGAGGTGGAAGCGGAAATGATGCATGCATAACGGGATGTGATTGCAAGGAGTTGATCAAGAGCTGAACTCAGCTCTGCGCCGGGGTTGAGTATGTTTCAAGTACACGTTTTCCCTGAACAGCTCGAAAGGTTATTCGAAGCCCCACCACTGCAGAATTCAGATCGAAGCCCAGCATCGCCATGGAAGATATTCCAATTATCACTCCAGAGCATACAAGTAAACTTCACCGGCGACGACATACTCTGCCAACTCTAGACCTGATCACACTGTGATAGCATATCTCAAGCTCTCTGCTTTCgtaaaaagaaacaaacaaCGCGCATCGCGATGTTCCGACCGTCCCCTGAGGCCCTCCAATAGAGTGGCACCATTCCCAGTTTCGTGTAGCACAACCACGCATGTCAGCAATTGTACCACCAACACCTCCCGTCTTCTTTCCCGAGACAACTCAGACCACGTTCTCTCCCAACTTTTCAATTTATGGCATCCAGAAGACggcagagaagaagtccAGGTCTAATTTCAAGGGATACTCCTATCAACAAAGCAGGCTCTTCTATGAGTGTATCATAACCCTCAATGCAAgagtcttgagcttctggtaTTCCGAGAGCACTGATAGTTCTGATCGCCGTGTTGTCTAGGCTCGTTGCACGCATGTATACCCTGCTCGAGTCCATCTGCACCCCGTTTTCGTGGTTAAAATAACTTGCCAGTTTCTCCGATCTGATTAGCTGAGCGAGCAAGCAGTAGTGTTACACAGCTTTCTTGCGCGAGGATCTCATGTCAGGGATCGCTGCCCAATGTAGAGTCTCCTACCAACACGAAAGGGGGAGAGCTCCAAGAGATGTGCAGATGAAGTAATAGAAAGCGTGAGCCATGAGCTATTGTTATATCAACATCCCCAGCCTCTCGAAACGAGACTCGAGCAGTGTGCTTCCACAAGGCTCTGTATGTCTCAACACACACTACTTCGAACTATCGTCGATCGTTCCCACGTTTCCCCGGGCCTTTCTAAGTGAACCTTTTCTCCATCTGTCAGACAGCATCAAGTCTTTCTCGCACCACATTTCAATCCGCAAATAAGGCTCGAACAACTCTCCAAGTCCCTTTGTTCAACACAGCACCACGACTGTCCCTCCATGAATAAGCTACGCTGATCTCTGATAGAGTGGATGCTGTGGAAGTCGTGCCAGAAGGCGGTGCTGTCGTGGTGCCTATTGCTCACTTCGTATAATGTCTTCGGCGATGAGTATTGCCGTCACCTGTCCGCGCGTCAATCGTATCGTATACTCTACGATGAAGTTGAATAATGGACTCTTCCCTTTCACTACTGCGTTCAAGTGGCTTTTGATTGATGGCAATGTAGCGACAAACTCGAGTTGGGACTCAGTGACAGAAGAGGGACTGGTCAGTCAGCTTTTGGAATTGAGAAGTTTGTGTGTACTCTGCTTCACGAATCCACAGCTCTATCCAATAGAGGACTGCAATGTCTCTGTCCATAATACAAAGTGGTTCAGCCTCCAATCTCAGAAACACAGTTAGAGTAGCATCACCCTCACGAGTATGAGCATCACGACAGCACCACTCCAAAGCCAATTCACATCACAACACTCTTATCCCAATCATATTCTCCCTTCTATATCCCCTCCCTCCTCACAACCTCCCCACACGCCAATGTCAACACCGTAACACAGCATCACATTGACACATCCCCACAACCACCAAGTGAAACACTTCCCCAGAAACTCACAATTCAATTACACGCGCAACTTCTCTGTAGACCACGCGTGCTGCAGTGAATCACTGCCAGTTGTTCAAATGAATCAGCGCACGCTGCGGTATGTGAATTGTTCCTCCACCAACACAATAGAGAGAGGCGATGGCAGTGAATCATTGTCTCTCCAACAAATCTCAGCTATATAAgacctctcttctcctctcctgactttcccttctccctcatcatcaacaacttccaCTCCTTCAAGCAAGCCAACTCAAAGCCTTCAAGCACATTACATTCCCTCAACACACAGCACACTCTCTCTGCACCACAAGCTCAAAACActcttttcttcaagatgatcttcaagctcttccttCACGCTCTTCCCCTCGTCCTCGCAGCTCCGGCTGTCAAGCGCACCGAGGGCGACATCACCTTCTACACCCCCGGCCAGGGCGCCTGCGCTGGAACCCACGGCGTCGACGACATGGTCGCCGCTGTCGGTGCCAACCTCTACGACACTCAGGATGTCTGTGGCAAGACCATCACCCTCCAGGGCGATGCCGGTACCGTGACCCTCACTGTCGTCGAGTTAGTTTCTCCTacctctctcctccatcaccaacactGCTAACATTTCTGGTACAGCCGCTGCGAGGCCTGCAAGGACACCGACCTTGACGTCTCCCCCGCTGCCTTTGAGCATGCCATCGGACCCCAGGACATTGGACGCGGCAAGGGAACTTGGACTTTCGTTTAAGCACCAACACTCTTTTCACGAGACCACGACGACTGAAcgactttctcttcttgtacACTAGTTTTACAACAGCCGAACATAAGGGAGGCATTTTGACGGAGGCACGAATGATGAACTGCTAGTATCAGCAAAGCGAAACAGAACGAACTCTACAGTTCAGTTAAACTCACTCTTTGCTCCTCATAAAATGTGACATGCGCCGCCTTCATTGAATGTGTGAATTGATTCTGTCAATCTATGCTAAACTCGCTTTGATGCTCCCAAGCTATCATGATTTAGCTAATGCCGAGATACGCCCCTGATCCATTGCCTGAGCCACCCAATCCATCCGCCCAAGAAAACAAACCGCAGTGCCCATGATCCGAATAAGAAAATCCAACGCCTAGTTGTGTTGTGCCTGTGATACATCATGCCAGCACTCAGCTGTGGTGCGTGTGAGCATTTTGACGCCCCGCTAAGAAATCCAGTGTATGCAAATTGTATGCCGTGATAAATCCAAATCTCCTAGCCTTGTTTATTTTTAAGACCGAACCACCTTCTCTTGCCTCCCGCTCTGGGGCTGTCTACTTGCTCTGAAGTGTCCCTGTCCATCCTTGGTGTACCTGGGGTCCCTGGCTCCTGGCTCAGGATGGAGTCATCGCCCACGTCGACCGAGGTATGTCGACCGTGGCGAGAGCTTCGCATGATTGGTGGTGGCGTCGCACTGTCGCGATCTTCGTCTGCCACGCCTGTTCGGCTGATCCAAGGTGGAAGTCCTGATGCGCCATTAACGCTTGAGGAGAGTCCATTGCTTGGTGGTTCAGTAGGTCCAGTCTCCGTTGGAGTCGGGGACGGTGCAGTAGTTGACGATCGGCGGAAGAACTTTGCGAACTTGTTCTGAGCTGGCTGGCCTGAAATAGGTGGATAATGGTTCTTTTTCTGTTCCCCAGCAGGCGGTCCTTGGGCCTGCATTTCCGCTCTCATCTGGATGTCGTCGCTGTTTCTCCTCTGGTGTCCCTTCTTACGGCCCGACTTAGAGGCTTTCGGATTGGTAGGTGGACGACTGGGGTTAGAGATCTTGGGCTGTGCTACTGTCTGAGCATTGAGACTCGATCGTCTGTtgggaggtggtggaggcagtgaggccgagaagagtTCCTGCTGGACGGGGAACAGATTTCTAATCATTTCAGAGTCTGTGCCTATGCTTGCACCCCCAGCGCCGTACATAGCTTCC belongs to Fusarium musae strain F31 chromosome 9, whole genome shotgun sequence and includes:
- a CDS encoding hypothetical protein (CAZy:AA7); translation: MMVSFLPICLHAALALAASTSPANTSSALNNCLASKKVPYIRPNSAQWTQEVRPYNLRLAYTPAAIALPTTVDHVQDAVKCGNQYQVRVSAKGGGHSYGSFGYGGENGHLVIVMDSMDQVTLNKYMSCNIQAGARLGHVASELYKLGQRAIPHGSCPGGSVGIAGHALHGGYGFASRTYGLTLDTFIGATVILANGTRTYAADGEGGDNQLMWALRGAGSSYGIVVELDFQTIKAPDTVTPFSIELDWNENQAVEGLIAFQKFGVNAPKQLNMQIYFGPSGQTIQGVYYGTRAALNNALKPLLGDIKAQISASSTGGWIEGLEAYANGQTLDQRRPYDQHSTFYSTSLMTKALTRSQVKSFVRTLFDNINDRDARHTWYILLDLFGGPNSAITTAGSTNSAFPHRDKLLLFQFSDHGNYAKYANNGFTLLKRFRESITKTMDDSDWGMYANYLDTQLENMDAVEQYYELNLGRLRELKRTGFDLQREAEKTTGV
- a CDS encoding hypothetical protein (EggNog:ENOG41), which codes for MIFKLFLHALPLVLAAPAVKRTEGDITFYTPGQGACAGTHGVDDMVAAVGANLYDTQDVCGKTITLQGDAGTVTLTVVDRCEACKDTDLDVSPAAFEHAIGPQDIGRGKGTWTFV